One segment of Streptomyces sp. NA02950 DNA contains the following:
- a CDS encoding DUF456 domain-containing protein, producing MATWQLVLCGLVMLLGLVGVVVPGLPGPVIVWAAVVWWSLTEKTGPAWALLAGATGLLLLDQAVKWLLPARRMRGAGITRRTFLLAGIAGIVGFFVIPVIGAPIGFVAGIYGAERHRLGGHGDAWLSTKTVMRAIGTSVLMELFACLLVAGGWLTAVVLH from the coding sequence ATGGCGACATGGCAGCTGGTCCTGTGCGGCCTGGTCATGCTGCTGGGCCTGGTCGGCGTGGTCGTACCGGGCCTGCCGGGTCCGGTCATCGTGTGGGCCGCGGTGGTGTGGTGGTCGCTGACCGAGAAGACCGGCCCGGCCTGGGCCCTGCTGGCCGGGGCGACCGGGCTGCTGCTGCTCGACCAGGCCGTGAAATGGCTGCTGCCCGCCCGCCGGATGCGCGGGGCGGGCATCACCCGCCGGACGTTCCTGCTGGCCGGTATCGCGGGCATCGTCGGCTTCTTCGTGATTCCGGTGATCGGCGCGCCCATCGGCTTCGTGGCCGGGATCTACGGTGCGGAGCGGCACCGGCTGGGTGGGCACGGGGACGCGTGGCTGTCGACGAAGACGGTGATGCGGGCGATCGGCACCAGCGTGCTGATGGAGCTGTTCGCCTGTCTGCTGGTCGCGGGCGGCTGGTTGACGGCGGTCGTCCTTCACTGA
- a CDS encoding pyruvate dehydrogenase, whose product MGKQTVAEQCVDILVRAGVRRLYGVVGDSLNPVVDAVRRNAAIDWIQVRHEEAAAFAAGAEAQLTGTLAACAGSCGPGNLHLINGLYDAHRSMAPVLAIASHIPSSEIGTGYFQETHPDQLFRECSHYCELISSPQQMPRVLQTAVQHAIGRGGVSVVTLPGDIAARPAPERAEEHALVTSRPTVRPGDAEIDELARMVDAADRVTLFCGSGTAGAHDEVMEFAERVKAPVGHALRGKEWIQYDNPYDVGMSGLLGYGAAYGATHECDLLILLGTDFPYGAFLPDDVTTVQVDVRPEHLGRRSKLDLAVWGDVRETLRCLTPKVRPKTDRRFLDRMLKKHAEALEGVVRAYTRKVEKHVPIHPEYVASVLDEEAADDAVFAVDTGMCNVWAARYLTPNGRRRVIGSFTHGSMANALPQAIGAQFLDRRRQVVSMSGDGGFTMLMGDFLTLVQYDLPVKVILFNNSSLGMVELEMLVSGLPAYGTTNRNPDFAALAEAAGVYGVRVEKPKHLRAVLRDALRRKGPALVDIVTDPNALSIPPRIKAEMVTGFALSASKMVLDGGVGRMVQMARSNLRNLPRP is encoded by the coding sequence ATGGGCAAGCAGACGGTGGCGGAGCAATGCGTGGACATCCTGGTGCGCGCCGGGGTGCGACGGCTGTACGGGGTGGTCGGCGACAGCCTCAACCCCGTGGTGGACGCGGTCCGTCGCAACGCCGCCATCGACTGGATCCAGGTCCGGCACGAGGAGGCCGCCGCCTTCGCCGCGGGCGCCGAGGCCCAGCTGACCGGCACCCTCGCGGCCTGCGCGGGCTCCTGCGGCCCGGGAAATCTGCACCTCATCAACGGGCTCTACGACGCCCACCGCTCGATGGCCCCGGTCCTGGCCATCGCCTCGCACATCCCCAGCAGCGAGATCGGCACCGGCTACTTCCAGGAGACCCATCCCGACCAGCTGTTCCGCGAGTGCAGCCACTACTGCGAGCTGATCTCCAGCCCCCAGCAGATGCCGCGCGTCCTCCAGACCGCCGTCCAGCACGCGATCGGCCGCGGCGGGGTCAGTGTGGTCACCCTGCCCGGTGACATCGCCGCCCGCCCGGCCCCCGAGCGCGCCGAGGAACACGCGCTGGTGACCTCCCGGCCCACCGTGCGCCCGGGCGACGCGGAGATCGACGAGCTGGCGCGGATGGTGGACGCGGCGGACCGGGTCACGCTCTTCTGCGGCAGCGGCACCGCCGGGGCGCACGACGAGGTGATGGAGTTCGCCGAGCGGGTGAAGGCCCCGGTGGGCCACGCCCTGCGCGGCAAGGAGTGGATCCAGTACGACAACCCCTACGACGTGGGCATGAGCGGGCTGCTCGGCTACGGCGCCGCGTACGGGGCCACCCATGAGTGCGATCTGCTGATCCTGCTGGGCACCGACTTCCCGTACGGCGCCTTCCTCCCGGACGATGTGACGACCGTGCAGGTGGATGTGCGCCCCGAGCATCTGGGCCGACGCTCCAAACTGGACCTCGCGGTGTGGGGCGATGTCCGCGAGACACTGCGCTGTCTGACGCCGAAGGTGCGCCCCAAGACCGACCGCCGCTTCCTGGACCGGATGCTGAAGAAGCACGCGGAGGCGCTGGAGGGCGTGGTCCGGGCCTACACCCGCAAGGTCGAGAAGCACGTCCCCATCCACCCCGAGTACGTGGCCTCGGTCCTGGACGAGGAGGCAGCCGATGACGCGGTCTTCGCCGTTGACACCGGGATGTGCAACGTCTGGGCCGCCCGCTATCTGACCCCCAACGGCCGCCGCCGGGTGATCGGTTCGTTCACCCACGGTTCGATGGCCAACGCGCTGCCGCAGGCGATCGGCGCCCAGTTCCTGGACCGCCGCCGCCAGGTGGTGTCGATGTCCGGCGACGGCGGATTCACCATGCTGATGGGCGACTTCCTCACCCTCGTCCAGTACGACCTGCCGGTGAAGGTGATCCTGTTCAACAACTCCTCGCTCGGCATGGTCGAACTGGAGATGCTGGTGTCGGGGCTGCCCGCGTACGGCACCACCAACCGCAACCCCGACTTCGCGGCCCTCGCCGAAGCGGCCGGGGTCTACGGGGTCCGGGTGGAGAAGCCCAAACATCTGCGGGCGGTACTGCGGGACGCGCTGCGGCGCAAGGGGCCCGCGCTCGTGGACATCGTCACCGACCCCAACGCGCTGTCCATCCCGCCGAGGATCAAGGCGGAGATGGTGACCGGATTCGCACTGTCGGCCAGCAAGATGGTGCTGGACGGGGGCGTCGGCAGGATGGTGCAGATGGCCCGTTCCAATCTGCGCAACCTGCCGCGGCCCTGA
- a CDS encoding glycoside hydrolase family 38 C-terminal domain-containing protein translates to MHDDRLLVEGRLDRALNQFIRPAQYPQRVPLALFAWRAPGEPVPVGEALEAPYERFETGTDWGSPWSTWWFRLEGAVPAEWAGRRVEAVIDPGFSGDGPGFQAEGLVYDVHGVPLKGIHPRNRHIPVAAPAEGGEPVRLLLEAAANPAVLRDGFVPTNLGDVLTAGDRPLYRFASADLAVLDGQVWHLVLDIEVLSELMRELPADRPRRHEILRALENALDALDLHDVPGTAAAARAELADALSRPAHASAHRVSAAGHAHIDSAWLWPLRETVRKASRTFANVTALAGDYPELVFACSQAQQYAWVKEHQPHIWERIKKAVADGNWAPVGSMWVESDANMPGGEALARQIVHGKRFFLEELGVDTQEIWLPDSFGYTAAFPQLAKLAGVRWFLTQKLSWNQTNKMPHHTFWWEGIDGTRVFTHFPPVDTYNAQFHAGELAHAERNFADKGLATRSLVPFGWGDGGGGPTREMLEKARRLASLEGSPKVEIHKPSVFFTEAEREYGAKAPVWSGELYLELHRATYTTQARTKQGNRRGEHLLREAELWATAASLHAPDHVYPYDDLDRIWKTVLLHQFHDILPGSSIAWVHREARETYQRVFAELEGIVATAVTALGGGGPAVLNASPYEREEVAVVDAETAAALPPETPSQPLGGGLTAVPVRVAGLGAAALPAAATPGEPGVTALSDGHRIVLDNDRLRVTIDADGLLTSVLDLDAGREVLAPGARGNLLQLHPDHPNQWDAWDIDRHYRRTRTDLTEAEHVELTESGPLRATVRVVRSFGASRVVQDLTLAAGSRRLDIATEVDWQESEKVLKAAFPLDLHARVSTAEIQFGHVDRATHTNTGWDAARFEICAHRWLRVAEPGYGAALLNDSTYGHDVTRSVHPVPDGDGDERQVLGTTVRLTLLRAPHSPDPETDLGTHHFRYALLPGAEVGDAVAGGLALNLPLRALPSGPPALAPLVSVDNPAITVESVKLAEDRSGDVVVRLYESHGGRAAGTLVTGFPVTRAEVTDLLERPLRPAAAGAGGLSLALRPHQILTLRLRPVSG, encoded by the coding sequence ATGCACGACGACCGACTGTTGGTGGAAGGACGCCTGGACCGGGCGCTGAACCAGTTCATCCGGCCCGCCCAGTATCCGCAGCGGGTGCCGCTGGCGCTGTTCGCCTGGCGGGCGCCCGGTGAACCGGTGCCGGTCGGCGAGGCGCTGGAGGCCCCGTACGAGCGGTTCGAGACCGGCACGGACTGGGGCAGCCCCTGGTCGACCTGGTGGTTCCGGCTGGAGGGCGCGGTCCCGGCGGAGTGGGCCGGGCGCCGGGTCGAGGCCGTCATCGACCCCGGCTTCAGCGGTGACGGGCCGGGGTTCCAGGCCGAGGGGCTGGTGTACGACGTCCACGGGGTGCCGCTGAAGGGCATCCATCCGCGCAACCGCCACATCCCCGTCGCGGCCCCCGCGGAGGGCGGCGAACCGGTGCGGCTGCTGCTGGAGGCGGCCGCCAACCCGGCCGTGCTGCGCGACGGTTTTGTGCCGACGAACCTGGGTGACGTGCTGACCGCCGGGGACCGGCCGCTGTACCGCTTCGCGTCGGCCGATCTGGCCGTGCTCGACGGACAGGTCTGGCATCTGGTGCTGGACATCGAGGTGCTGTCGGAGCTGATGCGCGAACTGCCCGCGGACCGGCCGCGCCGCCATGAGATCCTGCGCGCCCTGGAGAACGCGCTCGACGCCCTCGATCTGCACGATGTGCCGGGTACCGCGGCCGCCGCCCGCGCCGAACTGGCCGACGCGCTCAGCCGTCCCGCGCACGCCAGCGCCCACCGGGTCTCGGCGGCCGGACACGCCCACATCGACTCGGCGTGGCTGTGGCCGCTGCGCGAGACCGTGCGCAAGGCCTCCCGCACCTTCGCCAATGTCACCGCGCTCGCGGGCGACTACCCCGAGCTGGTCTTCGCCTGCTCCCAGGCGCAGCAGTACGCGTGGGTGAAGGAGCACCAGCCGCACATCTGGGAGCGCATCAAGAAGGCGGTGGCGGACGGCAACTGGGCACCGGTCGGCTCGATGTGGGTGGAGTCGGACGCCAATATGCCCGGCGGGGAGGCGCTGGCCCGGCAGATCGTGCACGGCAAGCGGTTCTTCCTCGAGGAGCTCGGGGTGGACACCCAGGAGATCTGGCTGCCGGACTCCTTCGGCTACACGGCCGCCTTCCCGCAGCTGGCGAAGCTGGCGGGGGTGAGGTGGTTCCTCACCCAGAAGCTGTCGTGGAACCAGACCAACAAGATGCCGCACCACACCTTCTGGTGGGAGGGCATCGACGGCACCCGGGTCTTCACCCACTTCCCGCCGGTGGACACCTACAACGCCCAGTTCCACGCGGGCGAACTGGCCCACGCGGAGCGCAACTTCGCCGACAAGGGCCTGGCCACCCGCTCGCTGGTGCCCTTCGGCTGGGGCGACGGCGGAGGCGGACCCACCCGCGAGATGCTGGAGAAGGCACGGCGGCTCGCCTCGCTGGAGGGCTCGCCGAAGGTCGAGATCCACAAGCCGTCGGTGTTCTTCACCGAGGCCGAGCGGGAGTACGGGGCCAAGGCCCCGGTCTGGTCCGGCGAGCTGTATCTCGAACTGCACCGCGCCACGTACACCACGCAGGCCAGGACCAAGCAGGGCAACCGGCGCGGTGAGCACCTCCTGCGGGAGGCGGAGCTGTGGGCCACCGCGGCCTCGCTGCACGCGCCGGACCATGTCTATCCGTACGACGACCTGGACCGGATCTGGAAGACGGTGCTGCTGCACCAGTTCCACGACATCCTGCCCGGCTCGTCGATCGCCTGGGTGCACCGCGAGGCGCGCGAGACCTACCAGCGGGTGTTCGCGGAGCTGGAGGGGATCGTCGCGACGGCGGTGACGGCGCTGGGCGGCGGCGGTCCCGCGGTGCTCAACGCCTCGCCGTACGAACGCGAGGAGGTGGCCGTGGTGGACGCGGAGACCGCCGCCGCCCTTCCGCCGGAGACCCCCTCCCAGCCGCTGGGCGGCGGGCTGACGGCGGTGCCGGTGCGGGTGGCCGGGCTGGGCGCCGCGGCGCTTCCGGCCGCCGCCACCCCGGGCGAGCCGGGGGTGACCGCGCTGAGCGACGGCCACCGCATCGTGCTCGACAACGACCGGCTGCGGGTGACCATCGACGCCGACGGGCTGCTGACCTCGGTGCTGGACCTGGACGCGGGCCGTGAGGTGCTGGCCCCCGGCGCCCGCGGCAACCTCCTCCAGCTGCACCCCGACCACCCCAACCAGTGGGACGCCTGGGACATCGACCGGCACTACCGGCGCACCCGCACCGACCTCACCGAGGCCGAGCACGTCGAGCTGACCGAGTCCGGACCGCTGCGCGCCACGGTGCGGGTGGTGCGCTCGTTCGGCGCCTCGCGGGTGGTCCAGGACCTCACCCTGGCCGCGGGCAGCCGCCGTCTCGACATCGCCACCGAGGTGGACTGGCAGGAGTCGGAGAAGGTCCTCAAGGCGGCGTTCCCGCTGGACCTGCACGCCCGGGTGTCCACCGCGGAGATCCAGTTCGGGCATGTGGACCGCGCCACCCACACCAACACCGGCTGGGACGCGGCCCGGTTCGAGATCTGCGCCCACCGCTGGCTGCGGGTGGCCGAACCCGGGTACGGGGCCGCGCTGCTCAACGACTCGACGTACGGCCACGATGTGACCCGCAGCGTGCACCCGGTGCCCGACGGCGACGGTGACGAGCGCCAGGTGCTGGGCACGACCGTACGGCTGACGCTGCTGCGCGCCCCGCACAGTCCGGACCCGGAGACCGACCTCGGCACCCACCACTTCCGCTACGCCCTGCTGCCGGGCGCGGAGGTGGGGGACGCGGTGGCCGGGGGTCTGGCGCTGAACCTGCCGCTGCGTGCACTGCCCTCCGGTCCGCCGGCCCTGGCACCCCTGGTCTCGGTGGACAATCCGGCGATCACCGTGGAGTCGGTCAAACTCGCCGAGGACCGCAGCGGCGATGTGGTGGTGCGGCTCTACGAATCGCACGGCGGCCGGGCGGCGGGCACCCTGGTCACCGGCTTCCCGGTGACACGGGCGGAGGTGACGGATCTGCTGGAGCGTCCGCTGCGTCCCGCGGCGGCCGGTGCGGGCGGGCTGAGCCTGGCCCTGCGGCCGCACCAGATCCTCACCCTGCGGCTGCGGCCGGTGTCCGGGTAG
- a CDS encoding protein phosphatase 2C domain-containing protein, producing MSQQGDKHGHEDDWWGELYDPRRADAGPAAATDSVDDRFDSAARTLGCRPGGGAGQRPTAGAPWGPREEPGGAAPGPDAAEGGGPQGWRSPGGDEGPGAAPPSPPRTATPSPARTATPPPARPNPASPARPNPASPARAEPPSSARTAPAAAPGSGASAATAPIPSPVRPSAPDPAPAGTPPADPARPWRAAVAGFVGSGPPTYEAEPTTLPVADPEELGELVPDTVLDGARYGTFTLRAVSLRGDSARYRGEPRRDALLTARFGTGDGALVLVVVAGGVRASPRAHQAAREVCEWIGGAVGRSRVRLTEDLHTADRGALKSGLHRLTSRGYGRLRARAIALGLDAAEYTASVRCLLLPAHPACRTRVFFGVGGGGLFRLREGGWQDLEPAPGEGDTVGGPVLGHGDGRPPASAPPEGDGDGPAGPAPDPAPTGDTPPDAPAGGPFLFRASVARPGDTLLLCGEGLADPLRGEAALADHLAERWAGAEPPGLAAYLADAQTRVKGYADDRTAVAVWEA from the coding sequence ATGAGCCAGCAGGGGGACAAGCACGGTCACGAGGACGACTGGTGGGGCGAGTTGTACGACCCGCGTCGGGCCGACGCGGGACCCGCCGCTGCGACGGACTCCGTCGACGACCGGTTCGACTCGGCCGCCCGCACGCTCGGCTGCCGCCCCGGCGGCGGTGCCGGGCAGCGGCCCACCGCGGGGGCTCCGTGGGGGCCGCGGGAGGAGCCGGGCGGTGCCGCACCGGGCCCGGATGCCGCCGAGGGAGGTGGCCCGCAGGGGTGGCGATCTCCCGGCGGCGATGAAGGGCCCGGCGCCGCACCGCCCTCTCCCCCGCGTACCGCCACGCCCTCTCCCGCGCGTACCGCCACGCCCCCTCCGGCCCGGCCCAACCCGGCCTCTCCCGCCCGGCCCAACCCGGCCTCTCCCGCCCGTGCCGAGCCGCCCTCCTCCGCCCGTACCGCCCCCGCCGCCGCCCCCGGCTCCGGCGCCTCCGCCGCCACGGCCCCCATCCCCTCGCCCGTCAGGCCCTCCGCCCCGGATCCGGCCCCGGCCGGCACGCCCCCCGCCGACCCCGCCCGGCCCTGGCGCGCCGCCGTGGCCGGGTTCGTCGGAAGCGGGCCGCCCACCTACGAGGCCGAGCCGACCACCCTCCCCGTCGCCGACCCCGAGGAGCTCGGCGAGCTGGTGCCCGACACCGTGCTGGACGGTGCCCGCTACGGCACCTTCACCCTCCGGGCCGTCTCGCTGCGCGGCGACTCGGCCCGCTACCGCGGGGAGCCGCGGCGGGACGCGCTGCTGACGGCACGGTTCGGGACCGGTGACGGCGCCCTGGTCCTGGTGGTCGTGGCCGGTGGGGTACGGGCGTCCCCCAGGGCGCACCAGGCCGCGCGCGAGGTCTGCGAGTGGATCGGCGGAGCGGTCGGCCGCAGCCGCGTCCGGCTGACCGAGGACCTGCACACCGCCGACCGCGGCGCCCTCAAGTCCGGACTGCACCGGCTGACCTCCCGCGGCTACGGCCGCCTGCGCGCCCGCGCCATCGCACTCGGCCTGGACGCGGCCGAGTACACCGCCTCGGTGCGCTGTCTGCTGCTGCCCGCCCATCCGGCCTGCCGCACCCGGGTGTTCTTCGGTGTCGGCGGGGGCGGGCTGTTCCGGCTGCGCGAGGGCGGCTGGCAGGACCTGGAACCCGCGCCGGGGGAGGGGGACACCGTGGGCGGGCCGGTCCTCGGCCACGGCGACGGGCGTCCGCCCGCGAGCGCGCCCCCAGAGGGGGACGGCGACGGCCCGGCCGGACCCGCACCGGATCCGGCCCCCACCGGTGACACCCCGCCCGACGCCCCTGCCGGTGGACCGTTCCTCTTCCGCGCCTCCGTCGCCCGTCCGGGCGACACCCTGCTGCTCTGCGGTGAGGGCCTCGCCGATCCGCTGCGCGGGGAGGCCGCGCTCGCCGACCACTTGGCCGAACGCTGGGCCGGGGCCGAGCCGCCGGGGCTCGCCGCGTACCTCGCCGACGCCCAGACCCGGGTGAAGGGCTACGCCGACGACCGTACGGCGGTGGCCGTCTGGGAGGCGTGA